The stretch of DNA TAGTGATTAATTCATCATATAACGCACTCCCTATAAATTTACAATGCATATCCAAAATAGGCATCTGTATCCCTTGTTTCTCTAATTCGGCATAAGGATATCCAACAGAACGCATCATCTCTGCACGTCCGATTTCATAGAATTCAGCATAATTCCCATGGTACACCACTCCCATTTGATCTGTCTTTGCATAAGTCACACGGTGTTTTATACGAAATGTTTTCATGGTTGTAAAAGTATAAACAAAAAAAAGACTATTTCCTCATCTATCATGTAAAGAAATAGTCTATTCTGTAATTTTTTTATAATCCATCCAACTAAATGTCGGAGACGAAGTATCTACTAATGATTCTTTTGCAAAATCGTAGTATATTTGCAATAATGTTGTGAAAGTTGGATTTGCAATTTGATAAATAAATACTCGAACTGTTGATTCGTTTTCTAACTCTTCAATGTTCTTTAATGTAAATTGGTTCTGAATCCCGATATCTTTAATATGCGATTCAATCTTTACTGTAGCTTGGTCTAATTGTTCTTGTGAAAGTATCATAATGACAAATTTAATTCAAGTTTTTTTACTTTTCAAATCAAACTAATTTTAAACGGGATAAAGCTTTAAA from Faecalibacter sp. LW9 encodes:
- a CDS encoding thioesterase family protein; protein product: MKTFRIKHRVTYAKTDQMGVVYHGNYAEFYEIGRAEMMRSVGYPYAELEKQGIQMPILDMHCKFIGSALYDELITIEAIVYERLNGVRIKVDYKIYNEQEKLINEGYTTLCCIDAKTKRPIRIPNEMWESLGFPEE